Proteins from a genomic interval of Lactococcus protaetiae:
- a CDS encoding PAS domain-containing protein, whose product MTKIKNRKEVVMTEEKLSEVVGPEAIIKFETGTIKASTLDTIIKMLPFEMGFCDADDKFRWFSNNPDRVHKRRVEAFGKSVLELHPGVAHHVKKVLDDFREGKADEFEFWFPKRNGQPGQIYQKFMAVRDENGKYLGSMDVTINLDILKDKEGKHAPETIKEFQELKPLDK is encoded by the coding sequence ATGACAAAGATAAAAAATAGAAAAGAGGTCGTTATGACTGAAGAAAAATTAAGCGAAGTTGTTGGTCCAGAAGCTATTATCAAATTTGAAACTGGCACGATTAAGGCAAGCACTTTGGATACAATTATCAAAATGTTGCCTTTTGAAATGGGATTTTGTGATGCTGATGATAAATTCCGTTGGTTCTCAAATAATCCTGACCGTGTCCACAAACGTCGTGTAGAAGCATTTGGAAAATCTGTTTTAGAGCTTCACCCTGGAGTTGCTCATCATGTGAAAAAAGTGCTTGATGATTTTCGTGAAGGAAAAGCAGATGAATTTGAATTTTGGTTCCCTAAACGTAACGGTCAACCAGGACAAATTTATCAAAAATTTATGGCTGTTCGTGATGAAAACGGCAAATATCTTGGTAGCATGGATGTAACAATTAACCTTGATATCTTGAAAGATAAAGAAGGAAAACATGCTCCTGAAACAATCAAAGAGTTCCAAGAGTTGAAACCCCTTGACAAATAA
- the hemY gene encoding protoporphyrinogen oxidase: MMNKKKIVIVGGGITGLSAMMEMQKRVLDENLPVELLLVEAEPRLGGKIETVKHDGYIIERGPDSFLERKTAMAELAAEVGVADKLVNNATGQAYIAMNGSLYPIPAGSIMGVPTNEESFLASELFSDEAKKRAMDDFKIEKSPAGIDQSMGKFFRRRLGDEVVENLIEPLLSGVYGGNLDEMSLLSTYPQFYEVEQKYGSLIGGLREQAKENVKKMPYRGAAKGMFQNFSTGLQTLVDAIEAHIPKENVRLSSPVTKISADSGSYQLEFADRNSVSADSIILTSPHEISVQLLEAYGVMDGFADVPSTSVVTIAMGFPAEALKKDFDGTGFLVSRNSDFSITACTWLHKKWPHTTPAGKITLRVFMGKPGDERYVTLSDEELISLALKDLRQIMDLDGAPEFAEISRLTDSMAQYTVGHKARLEAAREALAEKLPGVFIAGMSYDAIGLPDNVVAGRKYGNEALNFVMKQR, encoded by the coding sequence ATGATGAATAAAAAGAAAATTGTCATTGTCGGCGGCGGAATTACAGGACTGTCAGCAATGATGGAAATGCAAAAACGAGTTTTGGATGAAAATTTGCCTGTTGAGCTCTTGCTTGTCGAGGCTGAACCACGCTTGGGCGGGAAAATAGAAACGGTCAAGCATGATGGCTACATTATTGAGCGCGGACCTGATTCATTTTTGGAGCGGAAAACGGCGATGGCGGAGCTTGCCGCAGAAGTTGGAGTCGCAGATAAGCTTGTAAATAATGCGACAGGTCAAGCTTATATCGCAATGAACGGCAGCTTATATCCGATTCCAGCGGGGTCAATCATGGGTGTGCCCACCAATGAAGAAAGTTTTTTGGCATCAGAATTATTCTCTGACGAAGCGAAAAAACGAGCGATGGATGATTTTAAAATAGAAAAATCACCAGCTGGAATTGACCAATCAATGGGGAAATTTTTCCGTCGCAGACTTGGTGATGAAGTCGTAGAAAATCTGATTGAGCCTTTATTATCAGGTGTTTATGGTGGAAATCTGGATGAAATGAGCCTGCTTTCAACCTATCCTCAATTTTACGAAGTTGAGCAAAAGTATGGCAGTTTGATTGGTGGACTTCGTGAACAAGCCAAAGAAAATGTCAAAAAAATGCCTTATCGTGGGGCTGCCAAAGGAATGTTTCAAAATTTTTCAACAGGTTTGCAAACTTTAGTCGATGCGATTGAAGCCCATATTCCTAAAGAAAATGTGCGTCTGAGTAGCCCTGTGACAAAAATTTCGGCTGACAGTGGCAGTTATCAGTTAGAATTTGCTGATAGAAATTCTGTCAGTGCTGACAGTATTATTTTGACTAGTCCGCATGAGATTTCGGTGCAACTTTTGGAAGCTTATGGTGTGATGGACGGCTTCGCAGATGTTCCGTCAACCTCTGTGGTTACGATCGCAATGGGATTTCCTGCTGAAGCACTCAAAAAAGACTTTGACGGCACTGGATTTTTGGTGTCCAGAAATTCTGATTTTTCGATTACAGCTTGCACTTGGCTTCACAAAAAATGGCCGCACACGACACCAGCAGGCAAGATTACGCTCCGTGTTTTCATGGGAAAGCCTGGCGATGAGCGTTATGTAACGCTTTCAGACGAAGAACTGATTTCACTTGCACTCAAAGATTTACGGCAAATTATGGATTTAGATGGAGCGCCAGAATTTGCTGAAATTTCGCGCTTGACCGACTCAATGGCGCAATATACAGTAGGTCACAAGGCACGGCTTGAAGCAGCACGAGAAGCCCTTGCCGAAAAGTTACCAGGTGTTTTCATTGCAGGAATGTCCTATGACGCGATTGGCCTGCCTGATAATGTTGTTGCAGGGCGC